GATGCTCAACGGCAGGGTTAGAGCTGGCTTTAGTAGAAATTGGTTGTTTGAGGGATTAGTTCAACTGCGCTGCATCGGGGCAAGTTGATGAGTTCCGCGTTACCCCAGGGTTTCAAACGAGTTGGCATATAACCAGATAACCAgacaaagtcaatttttttatattttcttcagaatagtattagaatttacgtcatgcattgccagacacttaggctgagatctatagagcgctttttgactttgctcagacttaagattgagttaaaacgagacagatttatgtgagagatatagctctgtctcgttttaactctgtcttaagtctaagctaagtcagagtgcgctctatagatctcacgaTTAGTGTCGCGGCAACCCCCTggccttaaagtttaaaagtttaaggttCTCTTGCAAAAGGATGCAACGATactatctggcaatgcatgatgtgacttctaatactattccgaaaaaaatattaaaaaattagactttaaatTTTGACCGAAGattatttatacttttttattacctgttatctctcaaagccaccaaGACCCACAAACTTCATAGTCCACTAGTATTTCCATTATGACAGTCAAGTCAGTTtaagggtagaattttcaaaaatcctttcttagcggtcataatagctatctgcatgccgaatttcagcccaatccgtctagcAGTTTGAGcagtgccttgatagatcagtcagtcagccaccttttccttttatatgtataggtatttagattttcaaaaatgatgCATTGTCATAATTTCACTTTGTACCTatacaaattttatttgaaattctCTGTTTTTAATATCTCTTTGCTGCAGGTTACTTATGAGTTCCGCGAATAATTCTCCCACTGTCATTTTAATACAAGCTGGCTTTTGCTGTGAGCACCTGAGATTTCATGcgaataaattaaattgcaTATCCACACAAATCTCCTGTTTCCAGTGGTGTTGTGTTTTGGTGTTCCGTACTGTAAAAGTAAAAACAGAACATTTATAGAACAGTTCTTGCAATCGCGCATCTATAATACCGAGCGACAGAAAcccaattttattaaaatatttcaacgTTTATTACTTGACGATCGTTGGCGGGTTTCATAAGTTTTCAACTTCTTGTAAATGACATTCTTTCTGTTTACCCCATTTCTATTTTCAGTTGGCACATTTAAGCATCTGGTGGACGAATTTtgttttcatctcactcgctcggaaacaatccttttgccctttgaaatctgagtggaaagtggtaattttgctctcTAGGGCCCAAAAGTACGAATTGAAAtaattcgaacgtgacgaagTAAGTATTAAGTGACAAGtaggaacatttatttttatttaattaaacataaaacctacctactccgtttcagctttattgagtaaacaatattataatgaatttcGTTGAATTacgaaaatgttttttttttattctaagaattttaaatttgatttCTAAACGCACCcgaaaaaaactttattcgtATATAGAATCTTCTTGAATTAGAACCTCCTTCACTGCCTGACTTGTGGTTGTGCATTATTAATATAGAAACTTTTTATTGAAACCTCCACCGTAGtggcgcctcttgtatcaatcatctagcgttttcctcgctgtagtgagatcacggaacagaaaaaacacaaatttatttgcgctcgagtctttgaattcctcgctacgctcaggattttTAACACCTCAACCTCCTCCAACAACCTTCAACCTcagaatccttcgctggctcggaattcaatacaaactctcgggacaaaataacatctttgcacccttgcataacaaataactattattttgtttaatctCGCTGTACTCAATGTCGCGTAGAGTATAATAGTAGGTAAGATTTATTTGGTAGTgtttatgtttataataattatgtcggTACGTCTTTAAATCTATTCCTATGCCGAGGGTCGGAACCCATGcccattatttaaataatgataaGGGTAAACAGGTGGATTTCATTTGCTCGAATATGGGTATAATTCGTTATTGTAATTACGTATTGTATTGTAAAAAATAGAATTACTTATTGTATACACTTTTGATAGAtagaaaaagctgtgatagcctagtggttaggacgaccgccttctaatcgaaggtcgggggttcgacctctaaattttcggagttatgtgcgttttaggtaattaaatgccacttgctttaacggtgaaggaaaacatcgtgaggaaaccggcatgcctgagagttccccataatgttctcaaaggtgtgtaaagtctaccaatccgcacatggccagcgtggtagactagaccaaaacccttctcactctgagaggagacccgtgttctgtagttagccggcgatgggttgatcatgatggctGTTTGTCTGCCAAATTTCCATGTAACTAAGCCTTTAATTTTGGCAGATTTTTTGAATGTCACAACCACGAAATATGTAATATGGTGCCTCCAGCGAGAGCGGTTTGAGCTGCCATACTGACAGTTATAAAGGGATGCTCTTGATAGACTTGATGCTCGTGAACTTTTCACGACAAATGACGTACTGAGAATACGAATTGAAGTTTACCGGGAGATCATTGAGTGAATTCGATTCCGTAGCTCGTGCGAAATTGATTCCCGATTCGGGAATAGATTTATTACTGCTGTGGACTCTGCCAATGTTCTAGAGATTATGACAGTCTTGTTCATGGTATTGTACAAtatacagacggacggacagcggaggcttagttaaTATAGGGTCTCGTTCGCCCCCTTTGGATTAATATAGGGTTCGGTTCGCCACCTTTggataaggaaccctaaaaaccggccaagtgggatTCCCGATTCGGGAATAGATTTACTACTGCTGTGGACTCTGTTTGCCAATGTTCTCGAGATTATGACAGTCTTGTTCATGGTCTTGGACAATCATGATATACAGACGCACGGACAGCGGAGGATTCGTTAATATAGGGTCCCGTTCGCCCcctttggatacggaaccctaaaaaccggccaagtgcgagtcaggctcgcgcaacgatggtttcgtaatacagtaatatttttcgacattttgcaggataattcaaaaacttatgatacataaaataaacaaaaatctgttttagaatgcacaggtgaagccctttcatatgtgTGGAGTACAGACAACAGTGGGgtaccacttgatatagctatcctactactaaattgaaaatactaattttttgttcatgaccacaattaacttttttttttgtgtgatacagtaggtaaccacaaatacacggttttcagatttttcccctaatgtctggtataagatctacctacttgccaagtttcatgattctaggtcaacgggaaataccctgtatgtttcttaacagaccgacagacaggcagacagacaacaaagtgatcctataagggttccgtttttccttttgagctacggaaccctaaaaaatataaaaagctttctTTCCAAGGGTCTCTCATACGAAATGGGGGCTTCAAAGTGGAGATTCAATCAACGAGATTgtgtccacgggaagtacccttatataaaatatctctgaacggctatactcacgtatttagtcgacgttagcccgactagtttacagacagacagactgacagacatgcagacagacaacaaagtgatcctataagggttccgtttttctttttgaggtacggaaccctaaaaatcaattaattaataGCAAGGCAATTTATTTAAACTGTTATCGTTCAGTATTTACGATACTGAAGCAAAGACCGAGATAAAACACGAACCACTCTTTTGATCAAAGGGATTGACGCGCAGTTAACTTGATTAAGGATTTTGAGAGATTAACAGCCGtgctcagagtcgcttaatcgttatttaagtttagttaaaacgagacagagctatatatctcacataaaaatgtctcgttttaactgacgataagcgactctgagtacggctgaaaGAAAGGCTTGTTTTAAACGCTTACCGCAATCAATTatgttcaaatcaaatcaaatcatttattcaagactagctgatgcccacgacttcgtccgcgtggaattaggttctttaaaatcccgtggcaactctatgattttctgggataaaaagtagcctatgtcactctccaggtctttatctatacccatgccaaaaatcatgtcaatccgttgcatcgttgcgacgtgattgaaggacaaaccaacaaacaagtccccaatagctcaactgttgaggagcggactgaattccgaaaggtcagcggtccaaatcccacccgttgcactattctcttacctactcgtagcacaagcttttacgcttagttgtaggggaaaggggaatattagccatgattagcatgctttttttttaaaaacacactttcgcatttataataggtgtagtgatgtaaGCAGAATAATAGATTTAACGCGATTCACAAACCAGATCCGTGAACCGCAACTTTACGAGGGTCCAGCTCTAATCCGCCGTAACTTGGCCGTCACAGTTAAATTCACACTTTTATACGTCGTAAACTTTTTATCATCCCTACATTTGTACACTACTagctgatttagatttttgataaCCTCGtggaagctctttgattttacgggataacaaaaaaaataaaaaccgaccccaaaaaatattattaatgaactatatcaactcttgtatacaataatattatattcggtaataaattaaattatttttcaatttttagtgtttgtgtatcgaagtcggtttttatttttttttgtaaaaaaaaattatttcacaatttttagtggccccatggtattaaaatatgctatgcctggttaaaaatctactgtttactaagctattacactgatcgcgagcaatttactcttatccgttgaggagttccattatctatcttcgaagatgttcatcagatcttcaccaaattttaatgggaccaactttgaagtataccctttcaaacaaaaaaagaattttcaaaatcggtccaggcgtcttcgagtaatcggggaacatacataaaaaaaaagattccgacgaattgagaacctcctcctcctttttttgaagtcggttaaaaattagcctataatTACAGTCCACTTACAGAcacctttaaacttttaaaactttaaggGTGCCTGGCAGGAGGTTGCCATTGGGCTGTACCACAGAGCAGAAacgaagaggagttggcctaagcaactgtgcactgtgattttcaactaggtcctgacgtcatcactgtgggcggggccttagttagtatgctgtctgcgttcgtcaggttcacatattgagactcgtattatcggtgtgttttccgcgtttttaagaacaaaaggatgaagtgttgtgttttatcgtgtcaaagttattcagacagacgttctgatgctatgaatggtatcacatttcatttgtaagtaattttatacgtaatttctacacttattgacatctagtgtgagatagctgaactatgtagtgacatcaatatatcgatgttaggtcgctaagcgagtagttttgctactaacccgcagatggaaaattgagaagtgggcggcgttccacaacccctcaccccgcaaaatgtcactcgatatttcatagggaaatcttaatacaacatctcctctttgtttctgctctatgggctGTACTTGCATATTCtaaaacaagtttttatttatttttatgcataatcgtttttgatttatcgtgctaaatgtcgaaaaaactcaaccgtagtaggtacggaaccctcggtgcgcgagtctgtctcgcacttggccggttttttatttatttattgaataacGACCAGGAGAGCAAATGCAGTAAACACTATATAATAGCTGCCATCAAGTATTGAAAAGCCATCAAAAACACTGCAGCTCATTACAGATTACAGAATGTATGAAACAGCTCTGAACCGTGGAATATTATGCAAAACTCGAGTGTCCCAGAATTAGTTAGGATCTGACTTGCAAAAACTTTCTATCTccttaaggcagtggtccgaccgcgctggcgagaaaacgactacctatcggcgattttctctctcaagaaacgcacaataaatgtacattccgtgtaaacgaaagagatgcgtatatcaaaagttgctctctgactgttcacattGCCGGctacgactcgctttactagttttgtcgatGAGCgacgagcagtggcgtgcacagtgtttgaagccagagtaggcattagttaggtaggaacctgtttacatgcaggtcataatgaaaaatatgcattgagctattacaactggggtaagcagtgcatttatgcctctatgatctgcacgccactggcgacgagctttcaaaaataaactcgctcagcgatattcgttcagcgatgctcgctcgcttgaactcgtgtaacgcgcgcgcaagtttgcacaggactgagcgatcGCGGGCGAAtagcgcgagtaatcgctcgtcacacttgcacactcgctagcccggcgacaaaactatagaagctacacactcgcttcccgctgatcgccaactcgtttaagtttttttatttaatttatttattcttattaattttacaatcTCTTAcatttctatctcgccaaactggtgggccagtttgttctACTCGTTGAGTCTCGACTGTGAACTAGTTCTACTcattattttaagcttatttcgtggtttaacgacatattttaatgtatataacgggtacataccacgattgatttttgtttttatttgtcgatatttcaacccaattgcacgggtcgtggtcacgacgggactgcggtgctgcgagagataaagttcgagctgtcaagggcagtagcgaactaacttctttcttgttcttttcgctggaacttcacgagctgtccggcaaatcgtgaaattaatcgtggtatgtacccgttatatacaataaaatatgtagttCTACTaatttctcgttcatcgtcggcggtcggaccactgtcTAAAAGTGAGTGGAAGCGTTCAGTGAAATTCAATCCGATTTGAAAACTTCGCCTGTCGTATTGTATATTGGAAACTTCGATTTAATAAAAGGAATGGACTAAAGACCGTTCGTGCATAAGAATTTAAAAGTTCTTTGTGTAAGTACAAGAGTTTTTGTAATAACAAATGGAGCGAGAAACCTTGGATGATGAGCATCAGAATTTAGGGTAgaatagaatctaaatatataaaaggaaaaggtgactgactgactgactgactgaatgactgactgactgactgactgactgatctatcaacgcacagctcaaactactggacggatcgggctgaaatttggcatgcagatagctattatgacgttggcatccgctaagaaaggatttttgaaaattcaacccctaagggggtgaaataggggtttataatttgtgtagtccacgcggacgaagtcgcgagcataagctagtctaaatatataaaaggaaaaggtgactgactgactgaataactgactgactgatctatcaacgcacagtttaaactactggacggatcgggctgaaatttggcatgcagatagctattatgacgtaggcatccgctaagaaaggatttttggaatttcaacccctaagggggtgaaataggggtttgaaatttgtgtagtccacgcggacgaagtcgcgagcataagctagtagaatatatttttatttaagtactagctgatgcccgcgcgtcgtccgcgtggatttaggttttaaaaatcccatgggaactctttgattttccgggataaaaattagcctctgtcactctccaggtctttaactaagtatatccatgctaaaaaaaccggccaagtgcgagtcaggctcgcgcaatgagggttccgtactacagtcgtattttttcgacattttgcacgataattcaaaaactatgatgcataaaaataaataaaaatctgttttagaatgtacaggtgaagacctttcatataccccagataccccacttgatatagtcactcacttcgaaagttgaaaatactaattattagttcatgaccacaatttaattttttttgtgtgatctaaccctaaattcacggttttcagatttttccccaaagtcagctataagatctacctacctgccaaatttcatgattctaggtcaacgggaagtaccctgtaggtttcttgacagacagacggtcagacagacagacagacagacagacaacaaagtgatcctataagggttccgtttttccttttgaggtacggtgtagtgtaggcttggtgtgtctccaaccgtaagcccggtgtaacaccagcttgcgccaaaactgctaacgttgcacgttacattgtattaatgcattctcgattattacacgctttacgctcaacatgatcagacgttttatttctatcatcatcaccaacaccaATCACCACATGGCGACCCTGCTCTAAGGACTTGAGAAGAAGCGATGAAGGTAGAAAATGGGGAAGAAATATTCCAAGTCAAAAGAAGAAACCATCGTTGTGGCGCAAAATGCCAATGGCGAGGCCAGCGCTAGTCGACTTTATTCGGAATTGGaattaagtgatattttattaatagtggtgttgtcgataatgatgatggctattgtatggtatttttataaaaaatgtcaagaaaaatcaattaatatcttacgaagagaaatgaATGCAGGCCATATGAATGTTGTAACGAGGCCCCCGGAGATGGTGACTTCAGCGCATATTTGAGCCCCGCGACGCGACGTTCCGAGAAATTTGGCCGACGTGACCCGACCCAGTGTTTGTGAACAGTGTACCTACGATGTGAATGGAATGTACTGTGACCTTTTTCCGAGAACTGCACCTGTTACTTAAGTGCgaacttataaaattaatatatggAATTAGAACAATTAGATACTATATTAGTGCAATTAAATCAATTAAGGACTTATTTAGTGAAAATCGGACCTAGTAGAAGAAAAGGGGACTTGTTAGTGAAAAAGTACAGTGAGGcaaataaatgttataatagttatttagaAGTAATAGGGATAGTACAAGAAAAATTCGATAAAAACGAGTATACACAGGACACTCAAAAATATGTATTAGGAATTAAATATAAGGTAGAGAGTTTATATagggatatttttaatttgtgtaattttcAGGAAGCTTCCACAGACAAGATGGAGAGTAAGGTAAGTTTTGATTTGAAAACCGCGGTAAACTTGTTGCCTATTATGACCGACGATGAAAGTGTTACGCAAAAATTAATAGATGCAATTGAACTTTATAATTCGATGTTAAATACCGAAACTAAATGCTTACTTGTGAATTTTATCTTGAAAACACGCCTTTCGCGTAATGCTAAGCTACGCCTTAATACAAAATACGACGATGTAGAATCTTTATTGCGGGACATGAAATTGCATCTGTTAACTAAAAAATCCGATGTAGCGTTACAAAGTAAACTACAATCGACCGTTCAGGCCAATAAGTCGATTGAAGAATTTGGACaggaaattgaaaaattattcgTAGAATTAACGATTTCACAGGCTGACGGAGAGCCGTCAAAATACGAAATTTTGCGGccattaaatgaaaaaaatgctaTAAAACGGTTTGCAGATGGATTGCGGAGCCAAAAATTAAGCACGATCATAGCCGCACGCAACTATAGCACTCTGAAAAATGCAATAAGAGCAGCGGAGGACGAATCCTTAGTGAATCCTCCTCCTCCTTTCATGACATATCAAAGAGGTCAATTTCGTGGTAGACGTGgttataataactttaatagggGAAGGCCACAATATTATCCaaggtcatattataataattcgtaTCATAACAACGATCACTTTCATAATAATTCCCCAAAGATATTCCTATTATAATCGTGGTTTTTCATCTGCCAGAAATGCGGTCAGGGGTGCAAACCCAACTCGAGGTCGTGGTGTTACATATCAGTGGCAAAATAACAATAGGAGTTCACGAGGAGCTTTTACAAATAGGAATCAGAGGAAAATAAATTATGCTGCTCCTTCGTCAACTGAAAACAACGAGAGTTCAGAAAAATTTTTTCGTCcctaaattcattttatcaggAAATAGCATAAATTGGGTGAATTTTAGGCGTTACGGTCAGACAGTAGACTTATTAGTGGATACTGGAGCATCAATTTGCGCTATTAAGCGTAGTTcattaaataaacttagaaatcaACCACAATTTTATGCTGATGAGTTTGAGATTCATGGAGTTGGTGGCGGTCTTATGTCAGAAGGTTATGTATTTTTAGATCTCTACAGCTATGGcaaaaaattcatacaaaaattttatgtGTTTCGTAATTTACCATGTAATTCATCTGGAATTTTAGGACAAGACTTTCTgttaaaataccgtgggattGTGAACTATAAAAATAAGTGTTTAATATTAAGGAATAGATTTAGTACTGTAAGATTAGCGCTTAACTTTGATGACGTGTTAGAAATAGAACCTAGATGTgaagttattaagtatattccTACTAATCTCAATAAAGATTGCGTAATTGTAAGCGATGAAGTGGCTAATGGTGTATTCATAGCGAATTCAATTTGTTCGCCAAAAAATGGGTGTTTACCTGTTAAGATATTAAATACAACAGAAAATAAAGTAGTTTTAAGAAATATTAAGCCTATTGTGCATGATGCAGATGagtattatataagtaagttTAGTTCTAGTTTATTAAGCCCGTCACGCACGCgtgaattattttctttattaaagtTGGAATCTTATTTGAATAAGGAAGAACAAAGtacaattgaaaatatttgtgcTAAGTATAGTGATATTTTTCACTTACCAAATGATAAATTGAGTGTAACGAATATTTACAAGCAAGACATTAAATTGAAAGACAATACTTCAGCGGTTTATAGTAAACCATATAGGTTACCCTTTGCACAAaaacaagaaattaaaaaacagGTTGAAGAGTTacttaaaaatgatattatagaaGAGTCAGTTAGTGATTGGTCAAGTCCATTACTTATAGTTCCAAAAAAGGTAGATAAAACAGGCGAAAGAAAATGGAGAGTTGTTATAGATTATAGAAAGCTTAATGATAATATAAAAGATGACAAATTCCCACTACCCAATATCACAGATATTCTAGATTTGTTATCAggtttcatatatttttcacATCTTGATTTATCGCAAGGGTATTATCAAATTGAATTAGATCCAGAAAGTAGAAAGTATACTGCTTTTTCGACTGATCAAGGTCAATATCAAATGAAAAGACTGCCTATGGGTCTGAAAATCAGCCCAAGTGCTTTTTCTAGAGCAATGACAGTAGCTATGGCAGGAttgaattatgaaaaatgtCTGATATACCTAGACGATTTAATAGTTTTAGGTAGAAATTTGGAAgatcataataaaaatttaataaaaatttttgaaaGACTTCGAAAAGTTAATCTCAAGTTAAATCCTTCAAAATGTGAATTTTTGAAGAAGGAACTTTTATATTTAGGCCATGTTATTTCAAACAGTGGAATTTTACCAGATCCAGAAAAGGTGAAAGTGGTAAAGAATTATCCGGTTCCAAAATCAACTGATGATGTAAAACGTTTCGTAGCATTCGCTAACTACTATAGAAAATTCGTAAAAAACTTTGCAGATATTGTCTTACCTCTAAATAAACTCGCAAAAAAAGATGCAATTTTTAATTGGTCATCAGAATGTGAAGAAGCttttaacacattaaaaaatattctaattaaTCCTCCAGTATTGAGTTATCCagatttttcagaaaataatgaatttgttttagaaACAGACAGTTCAGGTTTTGCAATAGGTAGTGTATTATGCAATAAAAACGGTAAACCAATCGCTTATGCGAGCAGAAATCTAAATAAAGCAGAACTAAATTACCCGATTATAGAAAAAGAACTACTAGCTATAGTATGgtcagtaaaatattttaggcCTTATTTATATGCTCGTAAATTCAGGATAAAAACAGATCATAAaccattaatatatttatttggaatGAGAAATCCTACCAGTCGTTTAACAAAATTTAGACTTTGTCTGGAAGAGTATGATTTTGTTGTTGAGTATGTAAAGGGAAAGAGTAATGTAGCTGCAGATGCATTATCTCGTATGATTGTGGAATCTAATGAGTTGAAGAGTATGAATGAGAAGTATGTAAGTGAGAAGAATGTTAATGTGATGACACGTGCTCAGACTAAGAAAGCGAGAGAATgtgagaataataatattattacaaacaagGACGTACCGGCATTTAGACAACATGTAGACAACGTAAGGACTGATCAACCTAACGTTGTTGAGATACTAAAAAAGACTACTAATGACACGGAACTGACATTAATCGATAAGAGAAAGTGgttagatattttaaataataaaagactaaataaacgcgtttcaagaaataaaaactacatgtacgttaaggaaaagttgactataTATTCATGTTTGAACCCAAATTCTTTATCAATAAGGACGCGAGACGACTTGTTGAAAGAATTGGAAGATATGTGTGAAGagataaatataaaagagctcgttataattaaaaatgaagataacttgaaaatgattaaaacaatgttaaataaaataaaagatgataaaagtaaaaataaagaaaatcttaggttttgtgtaataaataatgtgGAGAGAATAAGTGATAATGATAAAAAGAAACTTATATTAAATGATTTCCATTTGTTACCTACAAGTGGACATGCAGGAGTAAGGAGAAcacttaacaatattaaaaagtattattattggcCAGGGATGGAAACAGATGTCATCgagtttattaaaaagtgtattAAGTGTCAAAAGTGTAAGCATCATAGATATATTCGAGAACCTCTAACTGTAACTACGACAGCATCTTCAGCTTTagataaagtatttttagatattgttggtcctatagataaagatgattttggatataaatatatactaaCAATTCAATgcgaattaacaaaatatttagaagCATACCCATTAGTTACAAAATCAGCTGAAGAGGTTGCTAAAATTTTTgtggaaaaatttattttatcttacggCGTTCCAAGGATTATTGGCACGGATAGAGGATCTGAATTTATTAGTTCTATAATGAAAGAAACTTGTACAATTTTAGGTATTGAAAAAATGTTATCGACTGCTTATCATCATGAATCTATTGGTGCGTTAGAGAATACACATAAAGGGTTAGGTAATTTTCTTAGAATACAAACTAACGGTTTTCCAAATTCATGGAGTTCTTGGATTCCCTTTTGGAAATTTTCGTACAACACAACAGTTCatagtgaaactaaatatactcCTTATGAATTAGTATTTGGCCATGCATGTGTATTGCCTAACAATCTGACATCAAAAGTTGAACCTTtatataactttgaaaattatccTCTTGAACTTAAATATAGA
This genomic stretch from Maniola hyperantus chromosome 2, iAphHyp1.2, whole genome shotgun sequence harbors:
- the LOC138403581 gene encoding uncharacterized protein → MELEQLDTILVQLNQLRTYLVKIGPSRRKGDLLVKKYSEANKCYNSYLEVIGIVQEKFDKNEYTQDTQKYVLGIKYKVESLYRDIFNLCNFQEASTDKMESKVSFDLKTAVNLLPIMTDDESVTQKLIDAIELYNSMLNTETKCLLVNFILKTRLSRNAKLRLNTKYDDVESLLRDMKLHLLTKKSDVALQSKLQSTVQANKSIEEFGQEIEKLFVELTISQADGEPSKYEILRPLNEKNAIKRFADGLRSQKLSTIIAARNYSTLKNAIRAAEDESLVNPPPPFMTYQRGQFRGRRGYNNFNRGRPQYYPRSYYNNSYHNNDHFHNNSPKIFLL